The following coding sequences are from one Salvia hispanica cultivar TCC Black 2014 chromosome 3, UniMelb_Shisp_WGS_1.0, whole genome shotgun sequence window:
- the LOC125217148 gene encoding uncharacterized protein LOC125217148, whose translation MATSSRRSSGAVLPGHRAGAIRNSSTSSSSFASSTSYYSSSPASSFLNQRRAASPTRVNLHGLFSPPPSRSVRFEIDRSISPRRSIAAAPRNQVVQRSGRGGSIQKRTCLCSPTNHPGSFRCALHKNSGGNQPISYSPNRLNMRRSAMTNSLVRIGTVEGDLVKRALAALIRPSSHQQRRRADFRPRRSRLSVMSSADDL comes from the coding sequence ATGGCTACGTCTTCTAGAAGGTCGAGCGGGGCGGTTTTGCCCGGCCACCGCGCCGGCGCTATTCGCAAttcctccacctcctcctcgTCGTTCGCTTCGTCTACCAGCTACTATTCCTCATCTCCTGCATCCAGTTTCCTCAACCAGCGCCGTGCGGCCTCTCCGACGCGCGTCAACCTCCACGGCCTGTTCTCTCCGCCTCCGTCGCGGTCCGTTCGCTTCGAAATCGACAGATCTATATCTCCGCGCCGCTCGATCGCCGCGGCGCCGCGCAATCAGGTCGTCCAGAGGAGCGGCCGCGGCGGGAGTATTCAGAAGCGGACGTGCCTGTGCTCCCCGACGAATCATCCAGGTTCGTTTCGATGCGCTTTGCACAAAAACAGCGGCGGGAATCAACCGATCTCATACTCTCCGAATCGGTTGAACATGAGGAGATCTGCGATGACGAATTCTCTGGTGCGGATCGGCACCGTGGAAGGAGATCTGGTGAAGCGAGCTCTAGCGGCTTTGATTCGTCCGTCGTCGCACCAGCAGCGTCGCCGAGCCGACTTCCGGCCGCGGCGGAGCCGTCTCTCGGTCATGTCCAGCGCCGACGACCTCTGA